Part of the Oerskovia paurometabola genome is shown below.
CGAACTGCTCCAGGAGCGTGCGCAGGCTCGAGATCTCCTCGAGGTCGCGGCTCGTGAGCGCGGCGACGCGGGCGCCCCGGTGGGGGAGGCGTTCGACGAGCCCTTCCTCGGTGAGGCGGGTCAGGGCCTCGCGCACGGGGATGTGGCTCGTGCCGAGGCGTTCGGCGAGCTTGCGCTCGACGAGGCGCGAACCGGGCGCGAGGTCGCCGCTGAAGATCGCCTCTCGCAGCTCGACGGTCACGCGGTCGGCGACGTTCAGGTCGGGCACGCTCTTGAGCGCCATGGGTTCTCCGTAGTGTTCTGCGGTCCGATCCGGGAGGTGCCCCGAAGGATAGCGGTCGGCGAACTGGGCCCGGCTGCCCGCCCGCGGTGCGTGCCGGGGCGAGGGCTGTGCGGGGCGCACCGTTGTGCCACCATCGAGGCGAAGGGCCACCGGACGGCTTGCCCCCTCCCTACATGCTATAGCATTCGAGGGTTGACGCACAGGCTCGAGGAGGATCCATGGTGTCCCTGCACGACCAGGTGAAGGTGCCTGGTTTCCGCGGACTGGCGGGCGTCGCCCGCCGAGACGTCACGCCGCCCGTGGGCATCCGCGCCCGCAACTGGGGGCCCGCCGACTGGAACGCCTCGCAGGGCACGCACCGCGCGATGACCCTCACCGCGATCGCCCTCGGGCAGGAGACGCCCGGCAGCGCGTCGTCGCGCCCCACGCCCGACGGCGCCGCTCACCCCGAGCCCCCTGCTCCCCCTGAGCACCCCGATGTTCCCCACGCCGACCCGCTCGTGATGATCACCGTGGACGCCACGTGGTGGCGCCGCGTCGACGACGAGCGCGGCGTCCGGGACGCGGTCCTCGCGGGCCTCGGCCTGCCGCCCGAGCGGCTGCTCGTCTCGTTGTCCCACACGCACGCGGGCCCGGTGCTGTGCAGCCACGACGCCGACCTCGAAGGTGGCGAGCTCGTCCCCGCCTACCTCGAGCACCTCGCGGCGCAGGCCGTCGACGCGGGCCGCGAGGCCGTCGCCTCGCTCGCCCCCGCGACGCTCGAGTGGACGACCGGGCGCTGCTCGCTCGCGGCCGACCGCGAGCTGATCCTCGGCGCGGGCGGGTCGCACGGCGAACCCGTCGTCACGGCACCCGACGCGTCCGGTGCCACGGCGTCCGCCGGTCCCGGCGCCCCGGTGGACGTGACCGAGGACTTCGGGCTCCCCGTGATCGGCTTCAACCCGACGGTTCCGCGGGCCGCCGTCGACGACACCGTCGTGATCGGCCGCCTCAGCCGGATCGAGCCCGGGCCCACCGGAGAGCCCCTGCCGACCACGACGCCTCTCGCGACCATCGTCAACTATGCGTGCCACCCCACGACGCTCGCGTGGCAGAACACCCTGGTCTCCCCGGACTACGTGGGCGCGATGCGCGACCTCGTCGAGGAGTCGACCGGGGCCCCCGTCGCGTTCTTCCAGGGCGCCTCGGGCGAGCTGGCCCCGCGCGAGCAGTACACGGGGGACGTGGCGGTCGCCGACCGGCACGGCACCTCGCTGGGGCACGCGGTCCTCGCGGCGCTCGCCGAGCTGCCGCCGCCCGGCACGGCTCTCGAGCTCACGCGCGTCGTGCAGTCCGGAGCGCCGCTGGGCGTGTGGGAGCCGCGCCCCGTCGAGGGCTCACGCGTGCTGCGCGCGGTGAGCGACGTCGTCGTGCTGGAGCTGCGGGACCTGCCGAGCCTCGCGCAGATGGAGGCCGAGTGGGCCGACATCGACCCGCGCAGCCGCGACGAGCGGCTGCGACGCGCGCGCAACCTGCGCGACGGCTACGTGACCGGCCCGACCGTCCAGCACCCCACGTGGGTGTGGCAGATCGGGGACGGGTTCCTCGTCGCGCACCCGGGCGAGGCCTACTCGCGCTTCCAGCGCACTGTCCGCGAGCACGCGGGCGACCGTCCGGTCGTGGTCGCGAACCTGACCAACGGCCCCGGCTTCGTGTACCTGCCGACCGACCAGGCGTACGTGCGGGGCGCCTACCAGGCGTGGCAGTCGCCGCTCGCGCCCGGCTCGCTCGCACGGCTCGAGCAGCACGCGAACCACCTCATCGACACCCTGACGGCGGCGACGCCGGCACCCGCGCAGACTTCCACGGAGGACCAGTGAGCACCACGACCACCCCGACCGGCACGCCCGCGGGCAACCCGCTCCGCACCGCGATCGTCACGGGCGGCGCCGCGGGCATCGGCCGACAGATCGCCGAGCGGCTCGCGGCCGACGGCCACCGCGTGGTGTGCGCGGACGTCGTCCAGCACGACCTGCCCGCGCTCGACCTCGCGGCCCTGCCCGCCGAGCCGAGCCTGGTCTGGATGCCCCTCGACGTCACGGACCACGCGGCCGTGGGGGCGGCGTTCGACGCGGTCGCCGCCGCGACGGGCAGCATCGACGTCCTGGTCAACAACGCCGGGATCCAGCGTCACCGCGGCATCGAGGACCTGAGCTGGGACGAGTGGAAGGCCGTGGTCGACGTCAACCTGCACGGCGTCTTCACCTGCCTCCAGGCTGCGGCGCGGCACATGCTCGCCGCGGGCCGCGGCGCGATCGTCAACATCTCGTCGGTCTCGGCGCGCGGCTCCGCGGGCAGGGCCCCGTACTCGACGACCAAGGCGGCCGTGATCGGCCTGACCTCGACCGCGGGGGCCGAGTGGGCCGCGCGCGGGGTGCGGGTCAACGCGGTCGCGCCCGGGTACATCGACACGGGCGTCTTCCGCCAGGGCGTCGCGGCCGGGACGCTCAAGGAGGAGACGATCCTCGCGCGCATCCCTGCGGGCCGCCTCGCCGACGCCTCGGAGATCGCGAACGCCGTGAGCTGGCTCGTGTCCGACCAGTCGCAGTACGTGATCGGCCAGACCCTCTACGTCGACGGCGGGTTCATCGTCGACTACGGCGTCCCGCTCGCGAAGAAGCCGGAATGACGAGCCGAGCAACGAGCCCGGGCGGGCTCGCGCGCATCACCGAGGTCCGCACGTCGACGACCGTGGTCGCCCTGCCGCAGCCCCTGCAGCTCGGGGCCATGACGGTCACGCGCCGCGAGTACGTGGGCGTCCAGGTCCGAGCGGTGCTGCCGGACGGCACCGAGGTCACGGGCGTCTCGTACGCCCTGACGCGCGAGGCGCCCATGGCCGAGATCGTCGAGCGCCTCGTCGCACCGCACGTCGTGGGCCGCGACCTCCCGGTCGACGACCCGGCCGCAGGGGTGCGCGCGGCGTGGGACGCCGCGCTGCGCGGCTCGGCGATCGTGGGGCGCGTGGGCCTGGTCCGCCGGGCGATCGGTCTGGTCGACGTCGCGCTGTGGGACGTCGCGGGCAAGGTCGCGGGCGTCCCGGTGTGGCGCCTCCTGGAGTCCGGCCCGGTCGCGCCCTCGGCCCGCCCGGCGATCCTCGTCGCGGCCTACCCGACCCCGGGACGTACGGCCCGCGCCGTCGCCGACGAGGTGCTCGACCGTGCCCGCGCCGGCTGGCCGCTGCTCAAGATCTCCCGATCCCCCGACCGCGACCTCATGCGCGACCTGCTTGCGATCCTTCGCGCCGAGCTGCCCGGGGTGACGGGCCGTGAGACCGAGGCCGGTCGCAGCGGTGTCGTCGTGGACGTGGGCTTCGGCTGGCGCGACGCGGACGACGCGCTCGCCGACCTGGACGCGTGGGGGATCGGCGGTCCCGCAGGGGCGGGAGCGCCTGCGCTCGCCTGGCTCGAGGACCCCGTGCTGCCCGAGGACGCCGACGGCGCCGCGCGCATCCGTGAGGTCACGGGACTGCCGCTCGCGATCGGCGACGAGGTCACGGACCCCGAGGTCTTCGCGCGGCTCGCTGCGCTCGGTGCGCTCGACGTGGCGCGCGTGGACGTGGTCGGGATCGGCGGCCTCACGGCGGCCGACCCCCTGGTCCGGTCGTGGCAGGACGCGGGGCTCGTGACGTCGAGCCACGTGTACCCCGAGGTCAGCGTGCACCTCGGTGGCGCCCAGGGGATCGGGGTCGAGACGTTCGAGCGCTCGCCGCAGGGCAACCCCTACGACCCGGCGCCGCTGCTCGTCGAGGGCGGCCCCGAGTTCTCGGCCGGCACGGCGCTGCCGCCCGAGGTCCCCGGCCTGGGCTTCACCCTCTCGCCCACGTACTTCACGTTCGAGCCCGCCCCCTCGCTGCCGAGCATGCGGTTGGCGTCCGAAACGGGCCCCGGGACGACGCCAACCGCATGCTCGACCGACGACAACCGCATGCTCGGCGACCAGGAGGACCGATGACCGACCCGACCAGCACGCCCCGGGCGGGCTCCGTCGTCGGGCACGACGACGAGCGAGGACCGGTGTCCGCCCAGAACCCGACCGGACAAGCCTCCGTGCCAGGACCAGCCGCGACCCGCAGCGTCGTGGTGACCGGGAGCGGCAAGGGCATCGGCCGTGCCATCGCGGCGCGGCTGACCGCGGACGGCTGGACCGTCGTCGGGCTCGAACGGAGCGCCGGCTCGGGGACCGTCGAGGAGGGCGTCTGCGCGGCCGTCGTGCTCGCCGACTCGCGCGACCGTGAGTCGCATCGCGAGGCCGCGCGCGTCGCCCGGGCCCTCGCGCCGCTCGCGGGCTGGGTCAACAACGCGGGTATCACCCGGACCACGCCGCTGCACGCGCTCGGCGACCCCGCGCGCGCCGCGGAGATCGAGCGCACGGCACGAGACATCGTCGAGATCAACGGCCTGGGCTACCTCTGGGGGGCCGCCGCCGCGGTCGAGGCGTTCACCGACCAGGTGAGCGGCGGGTCGATCGTGAACGTCGGGTCGATCCACGGGCGGTCCTCGTTCGTCGACCACGCGGCCTACGAGCTGACCAAGGGCGGGATCGACGCCCTCGCACGCAGCGTCGCCGTCACGTACGGGCGGTACGGCATCCGGGCCAACACGGTCGCGCCGGGCGGGGTCCGCACGCCGCACCTCGACGCGCAGATCGCGAACGCCGTCGACCCCGAGGCGGAGGAGCGCGGGCTCGCCGAGGGCCCGCCGCTCGGCCGCATCGCCGAGTCGGCCGAGATCGCGGCCGTGGTCGCGTTCCTGCTCTCGGACGAGTCGTCGTACGTCTCCGGTCAGTCGATCGCGGCCGACGGCGCGTGGACCGCGTCGTTCGGGACGCTGCCGCACGACGCCGGGCTCGACGCGCGGTACGGGCTCGACTGAGACCGGCTGAGTACACGCTTTTCTGGATTCAGGATCCCGTGTACTGTCCGACGCATGGAGACCGTCACCCTCACGCACACGGCAGCGCTCGCGCGCCTCGGGCACGCGCTGTCCGACGAGACCCGCGCGCGCATCCTGCTCACGCTGCGCGAGGCGCCCGCCTACCCCTCGGACCTCGCAGACGCGCTCGGCGTCTCCCGCCAGGTCATGTCCAACCAGCTCGCGTGCCTGCGCGGCTGCGGGCTCGTCGAGGCGATCCCCGACGGTCGCCGCACCTGGTACCGCCTGGCCGACAGCCACCTCGCGCCCGCCCTCGACGACCTGCTCCGCCTCGTGGTCACGGTCGACCCGACGTGCTGCTCGCCCGACGGGTGCACGTGCTCATGACCTCGGTGTCGATCGGTCCTCGGCCGCCCGCAGGCCTCGCCCCCGCCCGCAGGGCCCTCCTCGAGCGCCGCGTGCGCTGGATCGTCTCGGCGACGATCGCCTACAACGTGGTCGAGGCGGTCGTCGCGATCACCGCCGGGCGCATCGCGTCATCGGCCGCGCTCGTCGGGTTCGGCCTCGACTCGGTGGTCGAGGTGCTGTCCGCCGCAGCCGTGGCGTGGCAGTTCGCGGCCCCCGACCCGCACCGCCGCGAGCGGACCGCGATGCGCCTCATCGCGGTGTCGTTCTTCGGTCTCGCGGTCTTCGTGAGCGTCGACGCGGTGCGCACCCTGCTGGGAGCCTCCGAGCCCGACCACTCGACCGTCGGGATCGTGCTCGCGGCCGTGAGCCTCGCGATCATGCCGTTCCTGTCCTGGTT
Proteins encoded:
- a CDS encoding SDR family NAD(P)-dependent oxidoreductase — protein: MSTTTTPTGTPAGNPLRTAIVTGGAAGIGRQIAERLAADGHRVVCADVVQHDLPALDLAALPAEPSLVWMPLDVTDHAAVGAAFDAVAAATGSIDVLVNNAGIQRHRGIEDLSWDEWKAVVDVNLHGVFTCLQAAARHMLAAGRGAIVNISSVSARGSAGRAPYSTTKAAVIGLTSTAGAEWAARGVRVNAVAPGYIDTGVFRQGVAAGTLKEETILARIPAGRLADASEIANAVSWLVSDQSQYVIGQTLYVDGGFIVDYGVPLAKKPE
- a CDS encoding enolase C-terminal domain-like protein codes for the protein MTSRATSPGGLARITEVRTSTTVVALPQPLQLGAMTVTRREYVGVQVRAVLPDGTEVTGVSYALTREAPMAEIVERLVAPHVVGRDLPVDDPAAGVRAAWDAALRGSAIVGRVGLVRRAIGLVDVALWDVAGKVAGVPVWRLLESGPVAPSARPAILVAAYPTPGRTARAVADEVLDRARAGWPLLKISRSPDRDLMRDLLAILRAELPGVTGRETEAGRSGVVVDVGFGWRDADDALADLDAWGIGGPAGAGAPALAWLEDPVLPEDADGAARIREVTGLPLAIGDEVTDPEVFARLAALGALDVARVDVVGIGGLTAADPLVRSWQDAGLVTSSHVYPEVSVHLGGAQGIGVETFERSPQGNPYDPAPLLVEGGPEFSAGTALPPEVPGLGFTLSPTYFTFEPAPSLPSMRLASETGPGTTPTACSTDDNRMLGDQEDR
- a CDS encoding SDR family NAD(P)-dependent oxidoreductase, whose protein sequence is MTDPTSTPRAGSVVGHDDERGPVSAQNPTGQASVPGPAATRSVVVTGSGKGIGRAIAARLTADGWTVVGLERSAGSGTVEEGVCAAVVLADSRDRESHREAARVARALAPLAGWVNNAGITRTTPLHALGDPARAAEIERTARDIVEINGLGYLWGAAAAVEAFTDQVSGGSIVNVGSIHGRSSFVDHAAYELTKGGIDALARSVAVTYGRYGIRANTVAPGGVRTPHLDAQIANAVDPEAEERGLAEGPPLGRIAESAEIAAVVAFLLSDESSYVSGQSIAADGAWTASFGTLPHDAGLDARYGLD
- a CDS encoding ArsR/SmtB family transcription factor, which codes for METVTLTHTAALARLGHALSDETRARILLTLREAPAYPSDLADALGVSRQVMSNQLACLRGCGLVEAIPDGRRTWYRLADSHLAPALDDLLRLVVTVDPTCCSPDGCTCS
- a CDS encoding cation transporter, which produces MTSVSIGPRPPAGLAPARRALLERRVRWIVSATIAYNVVEAVVAITAGRIASSAALVGFGLDSVVEVLSAAAVAWQFAAPDPHRRERTAMRLIAVSFFGLAVFVSVDAVRTLLGASEPDHSTVGIVLAAVSLAIMPFLSWFERRTGRELGSASAVADSRQTLLCTYLSAVLLVGLLLSSTLGWTWADPIAALVIAAVAIKEGVEAWRGDACCSPVAGLHTDVAAAHHAPGARHQSGEAAPSGTAARPDGAATAADGCTCCAD